One Camelus ferus isolate YT-003-E chromosome 19, BCGSAC_Cfer_1.0, whole genome shotgun sequence genomic window, GCCACCAGGCAGGTCTCCCCTCCGTGCTCTCCATCCTGAGGTTGGGGGGCACAGAGCTGGGCCGCCAGGAGGGTGCAGGGCCATGGGGACCAGTTTACACACCACCAGGTGTGTGTGCCAGGGAAAACCCAGCCAAATGTGGGGATGGAGTCTTGGCCACCCCCCGACTGCTGAGTGTGGGATGTGGGGCAAGTCACCTagcccccagggccccagctctTGGGGGCCTCCAGAATGGAGAGCTGAGCACCACTCGTGGGGTGGCTGCAAGGACACAGCGTGCCAGGAAATGTTGGTGAAAGTTTCTTTGCACCCCCCGAGCCCAGCCATGAGGGTCAGGGTGAGGGGTAGGGAGGCAGTGGCCAGACACAGCACGGCTCCCCACATCCCTGCTGGGAGACCCCAGGCTCCCTTGTCATGGCCCTAATTCCGCAAAAAGATCACTGAATACTTCAGACTTTTGTAGAAGGATGGGGAACTTATGGTTTTCATCCCAGGCTGGGAAGGACTCTCACTCAGCATGTGCCCAGAACCTCTTCTCTGGGGGGCTCCCCGAGAGCTACACCAGGGCAGGAGAGGTGACTGGACACCCCCAGCCAGGGCCAGCCTGAGGGGCCCAGTTGAGAGGACCCTGTAGACTTTTGTTGCCCTCAAGCCCCTGTTCCCTGCGGGCTGGCCCTGACAAGAGCCAGGCCATCCATGCATCTGGCCGTTGCTGAGTTCCTCagggctgtcccctccccagcctcatgCTCTTGCCAGTCTTCCTCACGTGCTCCTCCAGGCACCCACTGTTAGGACTGCCGGCCCAGCTGGACCACACTTACAGGTAGGCCACCCAGCCTATGCCCCACCCTAGGGCCTAAGGTTCTCCCCCTAGTGCCTCACTGTCCTCAGAAGCAAGGCCACACTCCTTACCTTGGCCCCCAGTTCCCGGGGTCTCTCTGCTGCCCACACCACCCCTACCCCCTTCACCTGCCTGCCCTTCCTtcagcccctcctgcctcttgGGGTGCCTGCCACCGGGCTTAATGAAGGTtcgtggaatgaataaatgaaatgccaCCACCGCAGACAGGCTGCCGGTCCAGCTGGCTTACGAGCCAGGCCACCCCCTCCTCTTGGTCCCCTGCCCATTGAACATCCCCATAGTCCTCAGCCCCCACAGAGATGGCTCTGCTCATGGGCCCACTGTTTGTTCACCTGGCTGCCAGCAGCCCAGCCCACCgtagagcctggcacacagctggtgcTCAATAAAGAGCAGCGGCTGGCGTGGGCGGTGCCTGTGGAGGTGGCTGCGCAGCCCGGGGCTCAGCTTTGTCTCTCGGCCCAGCAGGTCGGGTCCAAGGAGAAAGGACCCCCTTGGCGTGTTTGTTTGCTGCAGGACGCAGGCCCAGTAGACTCCgtgtctttcttccctcctcctccatccctgcgCGGGAGCTGGGGGAGCAGCAGTTTCCAGAGATTGAAGGCAAAATTGCTTGAAAGCCTGCACTTTTATCCTCCAATTTGTGGCCATTTAGCAGGGCCGGGTGGAGGGGCAGTGAGGACTCTGGCTGTGCAGGCAGCTGAGAGGTGCCCACCGCTGCAGAGAATGGGTTCTTTGTCCTTCCTCAGGCAGCCCCGAGCTGCGGACCGAGGCCCACCCACCCGGGGGCCAGAGGGGAGGCCAGTGGCAGCCTGCCAGCCACCCCATGgggcctccagggctgtgagggCTTCCCCGAGCTCCGGGCCACAGGCGGGGTCCGCTGCCCCTGCCACCACCTTCCCAGGctgcccctgctccagcctctctgCCCATGCAAGGGGACCTAGGCTCACCCCTCCTGCTGGCTCCAAAGGAGGGGGCCCAAGAAGGTGGTCCTGCCTGGACCAGAGGGGTCCCTTGTGGTCGGTCGGGGAGCCGAGGGAAGGGGTGCCAATTTAGGATTCCGGAGGAAGTCTTCTGAGCGCTTGGGAGAACAAGGTGCTGGCACAGCTGTGGGGTGAGAAGATGTCTGGAAGACGaaggtttgtcagttttagaTGTCGCTGTGGACAGCTTCTCCATGCTGCAGTGGTGACAGTCAGAGCCGATGTGCATCTGAGTGCCGGAGACGGGGCCCCGGGTGCCTGGCTGTGAGAGAGGACCACCAGGCCGGTGAGAGCCTCTCTCTACCGTGGTCAGAAGGACTGCGGAAGCTGGGCTAGCACGGTgggggagaagcagaggctgtgtgcatgaggtgaggggagagagggctcTCGTGGCTAGAAaggaggggaggcttcctggaggaggtagcATCTGACCCACCCAAGTTTGTATAGCCCCTAAGTGAGGCTGGGCTTGCCCCTTCTCCAGGGACTCTGGGCACCTGGGGTGAAGGTTAGTGTTGGCCTTCTCCGTGGTGCCCACTGCACTCACCCCCATCAGGTCCTTCTCCTGGTTCCGGTCCATCACCCTcagtcctgcctccaggcctttgcccACAAAGCTCCTTTACCAGAGACACCTCTGCTCccttggcctcccctcccctccacccctcacgATTGGCTCCAGCCCCCCAGCCCTTGGAAGCTCCCCAGGCAAAGATCATGGCCAAGAAAGGTGAGATCCATgcgggggaggggacaggctgcAGCAAGTGGGGGCTGTGGCTTGTATTTTCAAGACCGAATGAGCCCCCACCCAGCGCCATGCCACCCTCCAGGACGGAGGGCACAGGGGCGGTCCAGCAGGTGGGGCACCGCTGGGGCGCACATCCCTTGTTAGGATTAAACCCTGGTACAACCACTGGGCTGGCCTCTCCCCGACCGCAGTCCCCGACTTGGGAAAAAACACTGAGGCCAGAGGAGGCGCAGGTCTGAGTGCCCTCATGCGCCTCCCTGGGGAGCTCAGCCCACCCCCCCACAAAGTCGTCAGGGATCAGCACCAGTAAGAAAATACACTTTACTGTGGGCCTCGGGGTCCGCAGGGGCAGCGCCACAGGTGCACGGGGAGCAGGGCATGCAGAGCGCCAAGCAGGTGCGGGGGGTGGCAAGGTGGCCCCtctgctgggccctggccccGGCCTCCTCTGATGGCCCCTGTGAGCCTCAggacccccaaccccagcaaacTCTGGTTGAGTAGATGGAGTGGGAGGGGTGGCCTCTGGACAAGCAGGCGTCCGGAGCTCTGGCCATGCTCAGAGCTGCCAGTCAGGGCCCAACACACCCcaagctgggggcggggtgggcagaAGCAGCTGGCACAGCTCAGCCGGAAGCggcagcacagaggaggagggcGTGGGAGCCCACACCTGCCAATCCAGCCCCGAGCTCCTCAGCAATTTTGTCTCTCTTGATTAAACATCCAAGGAACAGCAAGTTCACGGACGTGTTTTCTTCTCCGTCTTCTTGAAACACCCAAAATGGAGAAGCAGAGAACTGCCTTGCGGTTCCTGGGGGGCACCTGGCACTTTGGGAGCAGCGAAAGTGGGAGCGGAGAGGGATGAAGGATCCGGGCCCAGATTTAAGCAGGGGACAGGCCGCAGCGAAGGAGTGGCCGGGGCTTGTCTGGCACCAGGAAGGTGCGCAGGTGTGTGCTGGTGCAGGGGCAGAGCGCCGGCTCAGGAGGCCTGGAGCACACACCAGTGCTTGCTTTGGGAAGAACGCTGAGCAGTAACTGTGTGAAGGGGGACATCACTGGTCATCGCGCCGTCTGTGGGGGACAGTCAGAGTGGCTGGGACCTCTGGGTTGTCCCCCCTGGGGTGGAGCGGGGTTTGGGTGGCCACGTTCCCGTTCAGGCAGCAAGGGCTCTTCCAGCGAGGCCACCAAGCTGCCTCAGCTGCCGGCAGATGGTCTGAGAGGCTGCCATGGCATTTAGGGTGGGCCAAAGACAAGGCGTGGCTCACACCTGGGGGGTGGCCAGGTGGAGCGGGGCATGGCCCAGCTGCCTGGGAACCCGGGGCCTGGTGGTGGGGGCGGAGCCAGAGGGGGCCAGCTCACTTCCAGCAGTGCTCCAGGGAGCTGTGGGGCTGGAGCTTGAGCTTCTGGGGGCAGAGCAGCTTGGTGAAGGCTCGGCGGAAGCTGTGGTGGCACAGCGGGTAGAGGACAGGGTTGACAGCTGAGTTGGCCCACAGCAGCCAGAAGGACGTCTCGTACCAGTAGTCAGGGATGCAGTGGCCGTGGCAGGCGGCCCGGATGATCATCAGGAGAGTGTACGGGGCCCAGCAGAGCCCAAAGATGCTCACGATGACTGCCAGTGACTTGGCCACCTTCTTGTCCCGCGAGAGCCGGAAGCGCTGGGTGATGCTCTGGGACACCATCTTCATGCGCTTCTCCAGAGATGTTGAGGACACAGATGGCTTAGAGCCCCTCTTGAGCGAGCGGGGCCGCTCGGTGCCCCTCGAGGAGCTGCCGGAGCTGGAGGTGGGTGAGGCCAAGGCACCCCCACCGCTGCCACCCCCGAgggccacctccccagcctcagtgCCTGGGGCCACCTCACTGACCCCAGCCCCATGCTGATGCAGCGGCACGGCTTCCCCGCACCCCTTCtgccagcagccccagcagccgGAGGCGGCGGGCAGCGGAGAGGGCTGGGCCTCGGGCATGGGCTCCGAGCCCGCCGCCTCGCACGCCCCATCCAGCCGGACGCGCGTGCGCCTCTGGATGTTCAGGTAGATGCTCAGGTTGAAGAAGGTGACACTCAGGAAGGGTGTGAAGAACTCAAGGGTGGAGGCCGTGATGAGAAAGTACCAGTTGTAGAAGAACTCAGCGTAGCAGTGACCCTCGGGGATGGAGCTGCCCCCCGACAGGTACTCCCAGCTGAGGATGGCCGGGCCATACAGCAGGAAGGCCAGCACCCACACCAGCACCATCTTCCACACTGCCCGCCGCGTGTCACCCTGCTGCGCCCGGTAGGAGACCTGCAGTGGGACACACTGGGTCAGGAGGGGAAAGGACAGAGCCCAGGCCAGCCGCTGCCCCCAGCTGCAGCAGGAACGTCGGCCTGGGCGCTCCCAGCAGCCTCTAGCTTCTGTGCTCAGCCTTCCTTCACAGCAAACGCTTCTCCCTTAACCTCTATCCTCCTGTGAATCCCAGGCAGTGTGTGTCACACTCCTGGAGCCTTGGAACCTCCCCCAGATCAACCCAAATCCTAACCTTGTGCCAGGCAGCCTGTTTACCATGTCCCCCCCAGTGTGCACTCCCCCAGGGTCATGTTATTGTCCCCGTCTACTGAGCAACTGCCGTGTGCCCGGCTCTGGGCTCTGCACCTGCtgatatcatctcatttaatcctcacagctgcTCCACCATTATCTCCACGTTCTTGAAGGCTCGGGCAGGGAGGGACAGATCACAGGTGAACTGGCTCAAGGGGCAGAGCTGACCCCAAACCCACGCTCTTTGCATTCTGACCCAGTGCGTCTCTAGACTGGGACCCGTGTGGGCCCCAGTAGAGGGCCCTGGGGTACTCGATAAAGCTGTCAGAGGGAACATGAGAAGGCACAGGAGTGACCTCTGCTCAGTGCTGCTGGCCACATGCCCGAATGGCACTGACATGGGAAGTCCAGGCAGTCCAGGGTCCCTGACTCTTGGTGGCCACCCACATCCAGGAAAGCTTATGGAACCTGTCTTCCTGGGGCACACACCGGCGGGGAGGTACCACCCTCAGATCCTCCCTCAGCTCCAGGGACTCGGGACCTGCTCCAGAGTGGAAGCTGAAGTGACCCCTTTCCTTCAGGTCCACATTGTGACCTCTGCCTGAACCAGGACCAGCCCTACTAGCGGCAAATGGCTCCTGAGCGGGCAGCTGGCCATAGAGTGCCAGGTGTGTCAGGTGTGAGGCCAGAGAGGACCAAGGCCACCCAGCACCACCCACACCTTGGCAGTGGCTGCACACCCTGCCCAGGGCTTCCCCTGGCCACTGCTGACCGCCCGTCCCTGAGGGCTGAGTGCGGGCCCCCACAGCCCAGACTCACGGCTCGGGTGACCGACAGGAAGCGGTCATAGCTGATGAGGACAATGTTGAAGACGGACGAGGTGCAGAGCAGGTAGTCCACCACCAGCCACAGCTTACAGAGGCCCCGGCCAAAGGGCCAGCGGCCAGTCAGCACGTAGGGCACGTACAGTGGGATGCAGAAGGCCCCTGGGAAGAGGAGGGCCTTGGTGGGCCATGGCTGGACAGGGGTCTGGGGTCAGACCCGCCACAGCAGAAACAGGCAGGACTTGGGGTCACACCGTGGGCCCCTTTCTGGGCCCAGCAATCCTCCCTCCACCTCATACCTGGGCACAGTCTCTGCCCTGCACTTGGCCTtcaccccctgcccagcccccagcctcactgGTGTCCCCTGGActcaggggcaggaggaagacctAGGCATGAGGGTCACTGGCCGGGATAAGACCCAGAGCCTTGATTCAGTCATTCCCGGGCTTCCGTCCAGCCCCTCCCGGTGGCCCAAAGCAAGAAAGGTgaatttcctccctctcctctggcgCCACCGGACCTCAGCTCTTGTTCTGGCTTTTGGACGGCTCTCCCTCATCAGCTCAGAAACCGAGAAAGCCTTTCTCCGGACTCAGAGGGCACTTGGCCGCCGCCACGCGGGCGGCTCCCACCGCCCAGCCCCGCTCTGAGCGTCTGGCAGACGCACCTCACAGCCCCAACAGGTGTCTGGCGCTCCGGCCCCCTCCTTGCGCCCCGCCCCCCAGCCGGCAGCAGCTCACGGACACGTGAGAGCGCGCTCCTCAGagcatctccccaccccctcgcCTTCCCTATAGCCTCCTCCCCCAACACGGCTCTAAAAATCCCTCTTCCATGTCGCCTACCCCGAATCTCCCCCAAACTCCCCCCAGAGCTCTCCCCATGTCCTGAGTCCAATGCAGCCTTTGTTTGGCTTCGGCGCAGGAGCCAGCGCTGCACCGCGGCCGCAGCGCCTTGCGCCTTGCCGAGCGCCAGCCCGCCCTCTGGCGCCCCTTCCCCGGGGACATCCTTCCCCAGTCCCAGTCCCGCGGCCAGGGAGGCAAGGAACTTCGCCTGTGCCCACCGCCCCACAAGTCCCggactccccctccccaggccggGCCCCCTAGCGGAGCGTGTCCCCGAGGAAACGGCACCCTAGGTCCGCGCTCCAAATCCCGCTGGCCCGACCCTGCTGGGCGCCTCTGGGCTCAGGCGGGGGCTGGGGGATTTACCCACGAGGAAGTCGGAGATGGCGAGGTTGAGCAGAAAGAAGTTGTTCTGTGTGCGAAGGCTCGAGTCGGCCACAAAGGCGAGCATGACCAGCGCATTGCCCAGCACCGTGGCCACGATGAGCAGCGCCATGAGCGCCGCCAGCACGGCGGTCCAGGCGGCGGAGAAGCCgcgcgccccgcccgccgcctccGCCTCGCCCGTCAGCGCCCCCGACGCGTTCAGCGGCCCGTCGGGCGGAGAGCGCTCCATAGCCCCTCCGGCTCACGCAGCGCCGGGGCGCGGGGCAGGGCGCGGACCGCCTGCCGGGCGGCCAGGAGGGGCCCCGGCCCGGGAGCCTGGTCTTTGCGGGCTCTCGGCCGGGCCGGGTTCCCCGGGGGGTGCCCGGCTCATGGTCCGCGGGCGCCgaggccggggccggggcgggcggCGCTGAGGGAGCCCGGTCCGGAATCTGAGCCGAATGGGGTCAGCAGCACGACCACTGCAGCGCGAGCGGAGCCAGTGCGGAGATGGAGCCAGAGCCGCTGCCGGAGCGTCCGTGCGCCCCGAGTGCCGCGCGCAGCGGAGTGCGCCCTGCGCCCAGCccgccgccccccgcgccccgcgcAGCGCCCCCGCCATTGGCTGccgccctcgccccgcccccgccccgcccggcgccGGCAGCACCACGGACAGCGCCGCGTGCCCGCCGGGCCGCCGGAGCTCCAGCCCGAGTGTGCACCGCGGCGCGAGAGCTGGGGCCTCGCCTGCGGTCAGCCGGCCAGCACACAGGAGCCAGTCTCTGGGCTGCTCCGCCTGCCCCGTGCCCTCGGCCCCAGTGACCTCTGGCCGGCCCTCGTCGGGAGCCCAGGCGCCTGCGGGGGCCTGGAGTAGGGCACCCAGCTCAGGGGAACTTGCCCAGCTGGACCCCCTCCTCGTTGCACGCTTCGGGCAAGCAGGTCTCCTCCCAAGCGGAAAGGATGGGAGGGGGTCTCCGATAGCCAGTGCTCTGGCCAGGGGTTTGCTCCACCCCCCATATGCATGGgactctgggtctcagtctccccATAGGCAGGGCCCAGCGCAGGGTCCAGGGTGACCTGCAAGGCGCAGACAGATGTGGAAGTTACATAAGGAAAGACGGGGAACCAGTGGACCTAGCCCGGAAGGGAGCGTGTCCACCCCGAACTCAGATGTTCCTAGGTTTAGAGATGAGCGACCACTGGCTTGGAGCCCCGCCATGGGTCCCTCCCAGCAGGCGGTGCGGTGGGGTGGTCACTGCTGCAGGGAGAGTTGAGGTCACTGCGCTCCGGGCGCAGCCAAGGCAGTGGTGCTGCGTTAGCGCCTgcggaggggaagggagaggagaggcgtCGGGAAGgagggccccctccccccagacacACACGCTCAAATAGACTGGGTCAAGGACGACACACACAGCGAAACAGACAGACACGCCCACGGGCAGACAGACACCCACAGACCAGGGAAACAGCCACCCAGCGTCAGACTGGGGACCCACGAATGGcagttagacacacacacacacagcagacaGCAGACAGCGAGGGAGCAGTGCCCGAGGGAGAGGGAAGCAGCGACTCTGTTGCCAGCAGCGCACATCTGCAGAAGcctcaaaaaggagagaaatgcatGTGTCCgccttgggggtggggcagcgaggctggacagggaggggctgctgaggGACCCCAGGCGCGGGGACACACACAGGCATTCCCATACTTACAGCAGATTCGTGATCATGCTGGgacccacccctctcccagccccaagAGGTACTTTAAACTTTGGCGGGTGGGCAGTGCGGAGCTGCCTCTTCCCCCCCGCCTGCAGCTGATTGCAGGGAGGAGACCCCagaccctcacccctgccccagtGGATGCAGGATTCCATGGCTTCTCTCAGCCTGCACTGAAGGAGCGGTGTGGGGCTCCAGCCTACCTTCCCAGAAGCCTTCTCTGAGTACCAGTCTCCCCTCCACCAGCAAGCCCTGCTCCTCTTTTAGGCTCCTCCAGCTCCCCTCTTACTGCACCCCGACTTGCCTGGTGGGTAGAACTATACCAGGACCAGGCACCGGCTGGTGGTTGGACAAACTGAGGTGGAGAGTTCCTGGAGTGGGCAGCAAGGTGGCTGCCACCGTCCAAGCCTTCCCGGGCTTTGCTGCTGGGTAAGGATTTTCCATCCCTGTGCTCAGCCAGCAGCTCCCTGTTGAGTGGACCCCACCAGGTCGGGCTTCTTCTGCATCATCCCCGCCCCAGGCCTCTGGAGTTGGGTGGGGGTTGAGAGGGGGCCTCTGGCTCTCTCCTCGCTGGCCAGgagccccctgcccagcctcagtGTCCCTGTCTTGGGATGGGGGCTGTGTGTTGCTTCCTGTCCAGGGTGAAGGGCTGATTTGAGGGGAAGTCTGTGCAGAGGGCGCCCAGTTAAAGTCTCAGTCAGGCCGGGCCCCGCTTGTCCTCGTAGGTCTCAGGGTTCTTGAGCTTCCCCTGGTGGTCTCTTGTCCCCcggcagctggagctggagccgGGGTGGACTCAGTGCAGACCCAGGTGCTGAGCACCCAGCTGTGCAACTTGGGGGAGTCCCTGAATCTCTCTGAGTCTGGAGAGCTTCCTCTCCAAACTGAGGCCATCAGGAGAGGGACGGCCACAGCTGCCCAGAGATCTGAGGTTGACCATGGCCGTGGGTGGTGGGCGCCCCATATCAGCACTTACATGCAGGACCTCACTAGCATCCCCTACGCCCTGCAAGGTGGGTAGGACCAGCAGCTACACGGAGCTAAGAAGccacctgtccaaggtcacacaaggcCAGAGATCACTCCACACTCCCGGCCCAGCCCTGAGGTCTCGGCCCCTGAGACCAGCAAATGTACCAACTCTCAGGACCTTGAATCCTCTGGGCTGGACAGGAGCCTTGAATCCTCTGGAGCGGGCCCCACTTAGCCAAGGCAATTGGGGTAAAAGAATCAGGTCCCCAAGAGGCTGTCCGCAGGGTATCTTATCCTGAGGTCTCATCCCAAGGGGTGGGCATTTGGGCCCCAGGATGGCAGGGAACCCTCCAAGGCTCTGGGAAAGTCTGGCTGAGGGTTGGGGGACAAGGACAGGCCCCTATTCTCAGCTCACTCAGACCCCTCCCACTCCCGAGAGAGTGGCCTGAAGCCTGAGTTTCTCCATTTGTCCAAACAGCCAGTATCTGGGGTTCAAAGTGTCCAGTCCAACATGGAGGCCATTGCGCAAAGAGCTCATTCACATAAGCCCTAGCCGGATGCGCAAAACCAGATCCCCTGCAAACCCCTCCTTCTCACAGGAGATAGCTCGCTGACTGACTGActcgttcattcatccattctacAAGGTTTTACGGAGCTCCTTCTGAACATCAAGCCCTACGCTATGTCGCCCTGGTGGAGGGGCAAGCACAGCGCGGGGAGTATGCAGTGCATCTGACGGTCACGAGTTCTGGGGAGAGAAACGGAGTCGGGCGGAGGGTGGACCGCGCCAGGGCACGGGAGCCCTCGCGCCCAGAGAGCTGCGGACAGGGGGAGTCGCCACTCTGTTAGGGCTCATTGGCCCCCATCGGCAGGAGGGTTTGGGGCTGCTGTCCACAAAGTGGCCAGGGACAAGTGTGGGATGCAGGGCCCTCCTGGCACCGTGG contains:
- the HRH3 gene encoding histamine H3 receptor; protein product: MERSPPDGPLNASGALTGEAEAAGGARGFSAAWTAVLAALMALLIVATVLGNALVMLAFVADSSLRTQNNFFLLNLAISDFLVGAFCIPLYVPYVLTGRWPFGRGLCKLWLVVDYLLCTSSVFNIVLISYDRFLSVTRAVSYRAQQGDTRRAVWKMVLVWVLAFLLYGPAILSWEYLSGGSSIPEGHCYAEFFYNWYFLITASTLEFFTPFLSVTFFNLSIYLNIQRRTRVRLDGACEAAGSEPMPEAQPSPLPAASGCWGCWQKGCGEAVPLHQHGAGVSEVAPGTEAGEVALGGGSGGGALASPTSSSGSSSRGTERPRSLKRGSKPSVSSTSLEKRMKMVSQSITQRFRLSRDKKVAKSLAVIVSIFGLCWAPYTLLMIIRAACHGHCIPDYWYETSFWLLWANSAVNPVLYPLCHHSFRRAFTKLLCPQKLKLQPHSSLEHCWK